In the genome of Helicobacteraceae bacterium, one region contains:
- the hemB gene encoding porphobilinogen synthase: MFKRFRRLRLNAAMRDLVKETVVSKDDLIYPLFARFGRGIRNEIASMPGVFQLSIDELVKEAKAAQKAGIKAIMLFGVPDEKDEIGSDALSDQGVIAEATRALKQAANDLLVFTDLCFCEYTDHGHCGVLDSRGQVDNDATLFNLAKQALVHAKAGSDCIAPSGMMDGAVGAIRAALDENGFENLPILSYSTKFASAYYGPFREAAQSTPSFGDRRGYQMNPANAREAIAESLEDEAQGADMLMIKPALAYLDITRTLRDQTNLPIAVYNVSGEYAMLKAAASAGLIDYDRALMETMIAFKRAGADMIITYHAKEVCELLDRGAR, encoded by the coding sequence ATGTTCAAACGTTTTAGGCGGCTCAGGTTAAACGCCGCTATGCGCGATCTGGTAAAAGAGACCGTCGTAAGCAAAGACGATCTGATCTATCCGCTTTTCGCGCGCTTTGGCAGAGGCATAAGAAACGAGATCGCCTCGATGCCGGGCGTGTTCCAGCTCTCGATCGACGAGCTTGTCAAAGAGGCAAAAGCGGCGCAAAAGGCGGGGATTAAAGCGATTATGCTTTTTGGCGTTCCGGACGAAAAAGACGAAATTGGCTCCGACGCGTTAAGCGATCAAGGCGTTATCGCGGAAGCGACGCGCGCGCTCAAACAAGCCGCGAACGATCTGTTGGTTTTCACCGATCTCTGCTTTTGCGAATATACCGATCACGGGCATTGCGGCGTTCTTGACTCGCGCGGTCAAGTGGATAACGACGCGACGCTGTTTAATCTCGCCAAACAGGCGCTCGTTCACGCCAAAGCGGGAAGCGACTGCATAGCGCCTAGCGGTATGATGGACGGCGCCGTCGGCGCCATTCGCGCCGCGTTAGACGAAAACGGCTTTGAAAATCTGCCCATTCTTAGTTATTCGACAAAATTCGCCAGCGCCTACTACGGACCTTTTCGCGAGGCGGCGCAATCGACGCCGAGTTTTGGCGATCGGCGCGGCTATCAGATGAATCCCGCGAACGCGCGCGAGGCGATCGCCGAAAGTTTAGAGGACGAGGCGCAAGGCGCGGATATGCTTATGATCAAGCCAGCGCTCGCCTACCTCGACATAACGCGAACGTTGCGCGATCAAACCAACTTGCCGATCGCCGTTTATAACGTAAGCGGCGAGTATGCGATGTTGAAAGCGGCGGCGAGCGCGGGATTGATCGATTACGATCGCGCGTTGATGGAGACGATGATCGCCTTCAAACGAGCGGGCGCGGACATGATTATCACCTATCACGCCAAAGAGGTTTGCGAGTTGTTGGACAGGGGCGCGCGATGA